The following nucleotide sequence is from Mesobacillus jeotgali.
AGCCACTGCTTCCACCGCTCTTGCAAGCTTGCTGAGTCCGGTAACCTTGCCACCTCGCGGAATGTATGCGACATGCGCCTTGCCAAAGAAAGGAACCAGATGATGTTCACACATTGAATAGAAAGGGATATCCTTTACTAATACCAACTCTTCATGGTCCTCACCAAAAATGGTTTCGAAGTATTCTTTAGGATCCTGGTTCAACCCTGAGAAAACCTCTTCATACATCTTCGCGACCCGTTTGGGAGTATCTAGCAAACCTTCCCTGTTAGGATCTTCACCGACTGCTTCTAATATTAAACGCACCGCTTCTTCAATTTGGGTACGATTGACGTTTGACATCTGCGTTTCCTCCTATGATCCATCAATCTCATCATAATCCTGCATAGATAAGCAACTATTAGATTATAATATTTTCATCTTAGCATAACCAATTCTCGGCAGGCAAAACTTAATATTCAACTGTAACAATAAAAAACTCAAATGTCTCAATCAGACACAACTCGCGATGGAGCTGGATTTAAAAACATCGTATAAAATTATCGTTAAAAATAAATTATAAGATTTACGGAAAAGAAAAAAGGCCGCGAACAGGTCGCGGCCCTTAGGGTTTAGCATACGCTCAGTGCGTCGTATGTAATTATTTCACTGCATCCTTAAGTGCTTTACCTGGTTTGAAAGCAGGCACCTTGCTTGCAGAGATTTCGATTTCATCACCAGTTTGTGGGTTGCGACCTTTACGGGCAGCGCGCTCACGAACTTCGAAGTTACCAAAACCGATTAATTGTACTTTGTCCCCATCTTTTAATGCATTTAAGATTGAATCAAAAACAGCGTCAACTGCTTTTGTTGCATCTTTCTTTGAAAGCTCGCTAGCTTCCGCAACTGCATTGATAAGTTCTGTTTTGTTCATGCCATTCACCTCCTCCCAAAGAGATCCCATTGCTCAGAAATTAAGCATCTTAACTACATTTCTAAACAAAACTTGTGAATTCTATACGTTGCCGGCAGATTTTATTATCCTAGTTTGCAAAAAACTATGATAATGAAACCTAAAATCGCTTGAAACCCTGTTATATAAGGGTTTTTAAGCTACAACGCTAATTCTGTTAAAAGATTATCATAATGTTTTACTCTTATCAAGATAATTTCAAGAAATAATGGGAATCTTTTCTTCTTTGAAACATATTTGTAATATGTTGACCCTAATTCATTACCCGTAACTGGCACCATCAAACATGCAATAATGAATTTTAAGTCTTTCATCCTTAATTCAAAGGACGTTTTCAAGGTCTTTTCTCATATTTCGCTGCTGGTAAGTTATATTAGAAGAGCATTTTGTGTAAAGACAACATAATGGAGTATGAATCAAAATCTTCTAAAAAACAAACAAAAAGACTCCCAAAAGGAGTCCAATTATAATATGATTGCTATTAATCCACCGGAACCTTCGTTGATGATTCTTTCCAGCGTTTCTTTTAATTTATATCGTGCATTTTCAGGCATCAAGCTCAATTTTGCCGAAATTCCTTCTCTGACGATTGAGCTCAAGCTCCTGCCAAAAATATCAGAATTCCAGATTGACAGCGGATCATCTTCAAAATCCTGCATCAGATAGCGGACAAGTTCTTCACTTTGTTTCTCTGTGCCAATGATTGGCGAGAACTCAGATTCGACATCCACTTTAATCATATGGATTGAAGGCGCTACTGCTCTTAGGCGAACACCGAAACGCGATCCCTGGCGGATAATTTCTGGTTCTTCCAGGCTCATGTCAGTCAAGGATGGTGAAGCAATTCCATATCCTGTCTGCTTAACCATTTTAAGCGCATCAGAAATCTGGTCAAACTCGGTTTTTGCATAGGCGAACTCCTGCATCAGCTCAAGCAGATGATCCTTCCCGCGTATCTCTACGCCTACGATTTCTTTCAGAATCTCATCGTAAAGATCATCCGGGGCATACAGGTCGATTTCAGCAACACCCTGGCCCATTTCGATACCCGCCAGTCCAGCTCTGTCAATGTACTCAAAATCGCTGAATTGATGGACGACCCTGTCTACATCACGCAGCCTCTTGATATCCTTCACAGTCTCTTTGACTGCTTCCTGGTAGCTTTCACGGAGCCAGTGATTTTCTCGAAGCACCATTACCCAGCTAGGCAGGTTGACATTCACTTCAAGTACAGGGAACTCATACAGAGCTTCCCGCATTACACTGAGAACATCGGATTCACGCATGCTTTCGACACTCATTGCCAGTACAGGGATATCGTATTTATCCGCTAACTGAGCCCGCAATGTTTCTGTATTTGGATGGTAAGGCTGTGCACTGTTCACCACCATGATAAACGGCTTTCCGACTTCCTTGAGCTCTTCAATCACTCTTTCTTCTGCTTCAATGTAATCCTGTCTCGGGATTTCCCCAATTGTCCCATCCGTCGTGATGACGACGCCAAGAGTAGAATGTTCCTGAATAACCTTCCTTGTTCCAATTTCAGCTGCTTCATGGAAAGGGATTGGCTCTTCATACCAAGGCGTATTGATCATCCTCGGTCCATTCTCATCTTCATAGCCCTTCGCTCCTGGAACTGTATAACCCACACAATCAACGAGCCTGATATTCACATCCAGGCCATCATCCACATGAACAGATGCTGCCTGGTTAGGCACGAATTTTGGTTCAGTAGTCATAATCGTTTTACCTGCTGCACTTTGTGGCAGCTCATCAAGCGCTCTGGCTCTATCAGCCTCATTATTGATATTAGGTAAAACCACCAGCTCCATAAATTTCTTAATAAAAGTGGATTTTCCGGTGCGGACCGCACCTACAACCCCCAGGTAAATATCGCCGCCAGTCCTCTCGGCAATATCCTTAAAAATATCTACCTTTTCCAAGTGATCCCCTCCCGATCATAGAGTTAGTGGGAATAAATTCATCCAAATTAGTAATCTGGGACAGTATATATTTATGATGTTGTCCTATATCAATATGACAATTTTTTTATTTTTTTACCCCCTTATTTTGATTTCACAAAAGAATCCCTTCAATTCCCATATATGAGAACAATTGATATCTTTTTAAAGACAAAAAAACCCTGCTTCTACAATATATTTTGCAGAATCAGGGTTATGACAAATTTATTAGAAATGCACGAGAGCCTTGCAGCACCACGAAGAATCGGAATTTAATCCTTCACCAAAAAGACCGGTTCATTGGTCTCCTGATCGATGGCATATGGCAAGGAATAGGCTGGAACAAACATAGAATTATCTACGAGGATGTCACGTATGTCCACACCTTCTTCAAATTCTTTCTTTGATGATTTAATAGCCTGGTAGAGATCACTCCGGTAATCTACATAAATTTCTCCTTCAGTAGAGATGATAAAATGCAGGTTCTGGTTTGTGAACGGGCTTACTACCACAGGCTCCTCTTTATAGCCTATTTTCTTGAAATCGAGCGTGTACACATTTTCAGCGATCTTTTCCTTGAATGGAGGATAGCCTGTGGCATTGATCCGCATTTTTATCTCACGGATCGTCTCTGCTATTCTTAAGTCGAGCAGCTTTACTGTCGGATTTGTTTCTGCATTAACGAGGACATATTGAAACAGTCCGCCATTTTCATAGGCATTGCCTGGAGCTTCGGCCATATATCTCGGAACAATTTTCTTAAAATCTATAGGATACTTTTGGTAAATAGGTGTCTCTGCATCTTTTGTCTTGATTGGCAGCAAACCGCCATTTGCTTCCTTGTACTGGTCAACTGCAGACTGGACACTGTCAAGCTGATCCTTATAGGGCACTTGGTTCTGTACTAGCTTTTCTTCCGGATACATACAACCAGTCAACGTGACTAAGACAAGGATGGCCGCCAGATAAAAACGAATTTTCTTCATTGATCCCAACCCTTTAAACCTATGTATTTTATTCGCTCGTAGGGCCGCTGAAAACGACAAAGAAAATTATCAGCCCTGCGATGATCATCAATATGTAGGCAATGATTGCCGTGGCTATTTTGAAAAAGCCTTTTAACTTGTAGCGGCTTAAATAAATGGCAAACAAAGACAGTATCATACTTCCCATACCAACAAAAGAAATATACATCTTCAATAATGCGGGTGACAAAATAAACCCCTCCCTTTTCCGAGAAGTATTATATCATAAGCAGCAATCAGGAATGCAAATAAATCTTTTTATCTTTACGAAAACAGCAAAAAAAGCTGAGGTAAAGAAGGGGCGGACAACTTTACCTCAGCCTACATGACTAAATACCCTAACACCCAGTTCAAACCACCAGTTTGCTTCGTTTGCATCTTATGCAAGCATTAAGGAAATCGCATCCTCGAATGCCCATATTGACAACATTATTCAGGAGAAAATTTTTCTAAGTCAGATTTTCCCGCCAAGAATGTCAGCCAGGTCTTCCATTTCGTGTGTTTTCTCCCGGGACATCAACCCATCAACAGCGTCCTTCGGATTGACTCCATTGAAAAGGATACTATATAGCGCATTCGTTATAGGCATATTGACTCCGTACTTTCCTGCGAGCTGGTAGGCAGCCTTGGTCGTCCGGACTCCTTCTACGACCATTCCCAAGTTCTCAAGGACTTCCTCAAGGTTCTGGCCTTTACCAAGCAGATTACCCGCCCGCCAGTTCCTTGAATGGACGCTCGTACAAGTAACAATCAAGTCGCCGATCCCTGTCAATCCTGAAAAGGTCAATGGGCTTGCCCCCATTTTGACACCAAGCCTGGCGATCTCTGCAAGACCCCTGGTAATTAAGGCTGCCTTAGCGTTATCTCCATAACCTAATCCATCTGAAATTCCGGCAGCCAGAGCAATAATATTTTTTAGGGCTCCGCCAATTTCCACACCGATCAAATCCGGATTCGTGTAAACCCGGAAATTATTATTGATGAACAGGTCCTGGATTTTCTCGGCTGCTTCCATATTTTTCGAAGATACAGTTACCGTTGTAGGGTGGCGCAGGCTTACCTCTTCTGCATGGCTTGGACCGGATAAGACTACAACACTTTCCAACAAGTCCGCTGGCATTTCTTCTTCGATCATTTCGGAAATACGAAGCAAGGAATCAGGTTCAATCCCTTTGCTGACGTGGACAATGACCAAAGGTTCAGAGGTAACCTCAATCATCTTCCTGATTACTTCACGGATCGCTTTTGTAGGAACCGCCAAAACCACTGTACTGATGCCGTCCAATGACTCTTGAAGTGAAGAATGCCCAAAGATGGTTGCTGGCAGAGTAATTTCAGGAAGATATTTCTTGTTGGTATGGTGGAGATTGATTTCATCAATTTGCAATGGATTGTGACCCCAAAGGCGAACCTCATGCCCATTGTCGGCAAGGACCATAGCCAAAGCCGTTC
It contains:
- the spoIVA gene encoding stage IV sporulation protein A codes for the protein MEKVDIFKDIAERTGGDIYLGVVGAVRTGKSTFIKKFMELVVLPNINNEADRARALDELPQSAAGKTIMTTEPKFVPNQAASVHVDDGLDVNIRLVDCVGYTVPGAKGYEDENGPRMINTPWYEEPIPFHEAAEIGTRKVIQEHSTLGVVITTDGTIGEIPRQDYIEAEERVIEELKEVGKPFIMVVNSAQPYHPNTETLRAQLADKYDIPVLAMSVESMRESDVLSVMREALYEFPVLEVNVNLPSWVMVLRENHWLRESYQEAVKETVKDIKRLRDVDRVVHQFSDFEYIDRAGLAGIEMGQGVAEIDLYAPDDLYDEILKEIVGVEIRGKDHLLELMQEFAYAKTEFDQISDALKMVKQTGYGIASPSLTDMSLEEPEIIRQGSRFGVRLRAVAPSIHMIKVDVESEFSPIIGTEKQSEELVRYLMQDFEDDPLSIWNSDIFGRSLSSIVREGISAKLSLMPENARYKLKETLERIINEGSGGLIAIIL
- a CDS encoding DUF2768 domain-containing protein, which gives rise to MSPALLKMYISFVGMGSMILSLFAIYLSRYKLKGFFKIATAIIAYILMIIAGLIIFFVVFSGPTSE
- a CDS encoding NAD(P)H-dependent glycerol-3-phosphate dehydrogenase; the protein is MERKSEKVAVLGAGSWGTALAMVLADNGHEVRLWGHNPLQIDEINLHHTNKKYLPEITLPATIFGHSSLQESLDGISTVVLAVPTKAIREVIRKMIEVTSEPLVIVHVSKGIEPDSLLRISEMIEEEMPADLLESVVVLSGPSHAEEVSLRHPTTVTVSSKNMEAAEKIQDLFINNNFRVYTNPDLIGVEIGGALKNIIALAAGISDGLGYGDNAKAALITRGLAEIARLGVKMGASPLTFSGLTGIGDLIVTCTSVHSRNWRAGNLLGKGQNLEEVLENLGMVVEGVRTTKAAYQLAGKYGVNMPITNALYSILFNGVNPKDAVDGLMSREKTHEMEDLADILGGKI
- a CDS encoding HU family DNA-binding protein, yielding MNKTELINAVAEASELSKKDATKAVDAVFDSILNALKDGDKVQLIGFGNFEVRERAARKGRNPQTGDEIEISASKVPAFKPGKALKDAVK
- the folE gene encoding GTP cyclohydrolase I FolE encodes the protein MSNVNRTQIEEAVRLILEAVGEDPNREGLLDTPKRVAKMYEEVFSGLNQDPKEYFETIFGEDHEELVLVKDIPFYSMCEHHLVPFFGKAHVAYIPRGGKVTGLSKLARAVEAVAKRPQLQERITSTIANSIMEKLDPHGVMVVVEAEHMCMTMRGVKKPGSKTVTSAVRGTLAEDVNARAEILSLIKA